From a single Candidatus Microthrix subdominans genomic region:
- a CDS encoding DUF5318 family protein has translation MEQLWAQLPGRTTPSGEVDYRISRQSTLRSLAAGEVERSEVCDAQRELMRVALGCSESADGVCPVCSSSDGLRLVRYVFGPRLGPGGRAVASARELKAIGRRKGEFRCYVIEVCTACAWNHLLRTFLVPQLS, from the coding sequence ATGGAGCAACTTTGGGCTCAGCTACCCGGGCGCACGACGCCCTCGGGTGAGGTGGATTACCGCATCTCGCGGCAGTCCACCCTGCGGAGCCTGGCCGCTGGTGAAGTCGAGCGCTCCGAGGTGTGCGACGCCCAGCGCGAGCTGATGCGGGTGGCCCTCGGCTGCTCGGAATCGGCCGACGGGGTCTGCCCGGTGTGCTCCTCATCCGACGGCCTGCGCCTGGTGCGCTACGTCTTCGGTCCACGGCTCGGGCCGGGTGGGCGGGCGGTGGCGTCGGCCAGGGAACTCAAGGCGATCGGACGTCGCAAGGGCGAGTTCCGGTGCTACGTCATCGAAGTGTGCACCGCCTGTGCGTGGAACCACCTGCTGCGCACCTTTCTCGTGCCGCAGCTGAGCTGA
- a CDS encoding methyltransferase domain-containing protein produces MSSLENRPALRRSRRHPSAGNLGPRPLLLTPDAPAPGLPPTSFPHGLSQQTDLVELGPDLDHANHQRLLGNLKGRRVLELGIGGGAGTVAMARAGARVIAVEPSTARLRRTRALADEAEVRVELHQADLADLAFIRADSVDLCVSIYAMAREHDLSRVFRQVHRVLRPDGVFLVSLPHPVAHLTEPDDYERPVLATPYPSADTINWRVAGEVGEVLLHPISEVFTTLARTNFRVDTLAEPFPVPGSANSQHFHPARRWLPETVIFRGRKDGG; encoded by the coding sequence GTGTCCAGCCTCGAAAATCGCCCGGCCTTGCGTCGCTCCCGCCGCCATCCCTCCGCCGGCAATCTTGGACCCCGCCCGTTGCTGCTGACCCCTGACGCGCCCGCCCCCGGGCTACCGCCGACCAGCTTTCCCCACGGCCTGAGCCAGCAGACCGACCTGGTCGAGCTCGGCCCCGACCTCGACCACGCCAACCACCAACGCCTGCTCGGCAACCTCAAGGGTCGCCGGGTGCTCGAGCTGGGCATCGGCGGTGGCGCCGGCACCGTCGCCATGGCCCGCGCCGGCGCCCGGGTGATTGCGGTCGAGCCCTCCACCGCCCGGCTGCGGCGCACGCGAGCGCTGGCCGACGAGGCCGAGGTTCGGGTGGAACTCCATCAGGCGGATCTCGCCGACCTGGCGTTCATCCGGGCGGACAGCGTCGACCTGTGCGTGTCGATCTACGCGATGGCCCGGGAGCACGACCTCAGCCGGGTGTTTCGCCAGGTGCACCGGGTGCTGCGGCCCGACGGCGTGTTTCTGGTGTCGCTGCCTCATCCGGTGGCGCACCTCACCGAGCCCGACGACTACGAACGGCCGGTCCTCGCCACCCCGTATCCGTCGGCGGACACGATCAACTGGCGGGTGGCCGGCGAGGTGGGCGAGGTGCTGTTGCACCCGATCTCCGAAGTGTTCACCACCCTGGCCCGCACCAACTTTCGGGTCGATACGCTCGCCGAGCCCTTCCCCGTCCCCGGGTCGGCCAACTCCCAGCACTTTCATCCCGCCCGCCGCTGGCTGCCCGAAACCGTGATCTTCCGGGGCCGCAAGGACGGCGGATAA
- a CDS encoding CCA tRNA nucleotidyltransferase, whose translation MIPTRLASLLDSLRPLAERFSARDHRLYLVGGSVRDLLLGGDRLPEDLDFTTDASPEQIKATLGGWADALWTQGERFGTIGAMAAGVTVEITTHRAEVYHPESRKPEVTFSADVVDDLARRDFTVNAMALEVTGTAPELIDPFDGAADLAASRLRTPSGPQVSFGEDPLRMMRAARFIASHHLVPDDDVVQAVRDMAERLSIVSPERIRDELNKLVVVPDPSPGLWFLHDTGLAAQFFPELPALRVEQDPIHRHKDVLAHSIAVVAKTQPELVVRLAALFHDVGKPDTRSFSSGKVSFHHHEVVGARMTKARMRSLKYSNELVSDVSRLVYLHLRFHTYQMGWTDSAVRRFVRDAGPLLDRLVDLTRSDCTTRNQRKAQELSRRMDALEERIEVLAVEEELAAIRPDLDGKAVIELLGIEPGPVVGRALNHLLELRLDEGPLEPERAEAELLKWWADQNA comes from the coding sequence GTGATCCCGACCCGACTGGCGTCCTTACTGGACAGCCTGCGCCCCCTGGCCGAGCGCTTCAGCGCCCGCGATCATCGCCTGTACCTCGTCGGCGGCTCGGTGCGCGACCTGCTCTTGGGCGGCGACCGCCTGCCCGAGGACCTCGACTTCACGACCGACGCCTCGCCCGAGCAGATCAAGGCGACGCTCGGCGGGTGGGCCGACGCCCTGTGGACCCAGGGCGAACGCTTCGGCACCATCGGGGCGATGGCCGCCGGGGTGACCGTGGAGATCACCACCCACCGGGCCGAGGTGTACCACCCGGAGAGCCGCAAGCCCGAGGTGACCTTCTCGGCCGACGTCGTCGACGATCTGGCCCGGCGCGACTTCACGGTCAACGCGATGGCACTCGAGGTCACCGGCACGGCGCCCGAGCTGATCGACCCCTTCGACGGTGCGGCCGACCTGGCCGCCTCGCGGCTGCGCACCCCGTCCGGGCCTCAGGTGTCCTTCGGGGAGGATCCGCTGCGCATGATGCGGGCGGCGCGCTTCATCGCCTCCCACCACCTGGTGCCCGATGACGACGTCGTCCAGGCGGTGCGCGACATGGCCGAGCGACTGTCGATCGTGTCCCCCGAACGCATCCGCGACGAGCTGAACAAGCTGGTGGTCGTTCCGGACCCCTCGCCCGGCCTGTGGTTTCTTCACGACACCGGTCTGGCCGCCCAGTTCTTTCCCGAGCTGCCGGCGCTGCGCGTCGAGCAGGACCCGATCCACCGCCACAAGGACGTGCTCGCCCACTCGATCGCGGTCGTCGCCAAGACTCAGCCCGAGCTGGTCGTGCGCCTGGCGGCGCTGTTTCACGACGTGGGCAAGCCGGACACCCGATCGTTCTCCTCGGGCAAGGTGAGCTTTCATCACCACGAGGTGGTCGGGGCCCGCATGACCAAGGCCCGCATGCGGTCCTTGAAGTACTCCAACGAGCTGGTGTCCGACGTCAGCCGGCTTGTCTACCTGCACCTGCGGTTCCACACCTACCAGATGGGCTGGACCGATTCGGCGGTGCGTCGCTTCGTGCGCGACGCCGGCCCGCTGCTCGACCGGCTGGTCGATCTCACCCGCTCGGACTGCACAACCCGCAACCAGCGCAAGGCCCAGGAGCTGTCGCGCCGCATGGACGCGCTCGAGGAGCGGATCGAGGTGCTGGCGGTCGAGGAGGAGCTGGCCGCCATCCGTCCGGATCTCGACGGCAAGGCGGTGATCGAGTTGCTCGGCATCGAACCGGGTCCGGTGGTCGGTCGTGCACTCAACCACCTGCTGGAGCTGCGCCTCGACGAGGGTCCCCTCGAACCCGAGCGGGCCGAGGCCGAGCTGCTCAAGTGGTGGGCCGACCAGAACGCCTGA